A section of the Streptomyces sp. NBC_00178 genome encodes:
- a CDS encoding DUF3592 domain-containing protein, which translates to MDVLPGGTATFLLLFGLFLGAFAVRSGLRLARVLRLVRSGERAEGRCARRRVVDRGSDMENRYRTEYVFAFRAPDGREVEFTDHAPGPFGFEVGAPVRVSYDPADPAGRATVAGPGSWGPILMPTVFAVVLGLFALGLLAGFVAMRF; encoded by the coding sequence ACGTACTGCCCGGTGGCACGGCCACCTTCCTGCTGCTGTTCGGCCTGTTCCTGGGCGCGTTCGCGGTCCGTTCCGGCCTCCGGCTCGCCCGGGTGCTGCGACTGGTCCGCAGCGGCGAACGCGCCGAGGGCCGGTGCGCGCGGCGGCGCGTCGTCGACCGCGGCTCCGACATGGAGAACCGCTACCGCACGGAGTACGTCTTCGCGTTCCGCGCCCCCGACGGACGCGAGGTGGAGTTCACCGACCACGCCCCGGGCCCGTTCGGCTTCGAGGTCGGCGCACCGGTCCGCGTCTCCTACGACCCCGCGGACCCGGCCGGGCGGGCGACGGTGGCGGGGCCGGGCTCCTGGGGCCCGATACTGATGCCGACGGTGTTCGCCGTGGTGCTGGGGCTGTTCGCGCTGGGGCTGCTGGCGGGATTCGTCGCGATGCGGTTCTGA
- a CDS encoding OmpA family protein yields the protein MKSPTHSPAAARRVLRSRLGLTAAAAVVLGTSALWGATPVSADDNPTAVPSASPPVEVDANSPGLMLGDGATLGDVRVLDIKSIVEDMGGEERREDTNADITFALQAEVLFGKDSAKLSGAATARINAIAAEIEAQKASNVRVFGFTDNLGSSAHGDVLSKQRANAVQGVLVQKIPSVTFEIRGYGEQYPIASNDTEEGRKKNRRVEVSFPRTSGSQS from the coding sequence ATGAAGTCACCTACCCACTCACCCGCCGCAGCCCGAAGGGTGCTTCGTTCGCGCCTCGGTCTCACCGCTGCCGCAGCCGTCGTCCTCGGCACCTCGGCACTCTGGGGCGCGACCCCGGTCTCCGCGGATGACAATCCCACTGCTGTTCCCAGCGCGTCACCGCCGGTCGAGGTCGACGCGAACTCGCCCGGCCTCATGCTCGGCGACGGGGCGACGCTCGGCGACGTGCGCGTACTCGACATCAAGTCGATCGTGGAGGACATGGGGGGTGAGGAACGCCGTGAGGACACCAATGCGGACATCACCTTCGCCCTCCAGGCCGAGGTGCTGTTCGGCAAGGACAGCGCCAAACTGAGCGGAGCCGCTACGGCTCGCATCAACGCCATCGCTGCCGAGATCGAGGCGCAGAAGGCATCTAACGTGCGCGTCTTCGGGTTCACGGACAACCTCGGCTCCTCGGCGCACGGAGACGTTCTGTCCAAGCAACGCGCGAACGCTGTGCAAGGGGTTCTCGTCCAGAAGATCCCCAGCGTCACCTTCGAGATCCGTGGCTACGGTGAGCAGTACCCGATCGCGAGCAATGACACCGAAGAGGGCCGCAAGAAGAACCGGCGCGTGGAGGTCTCCTTCCCACGCACCAGCGGCTCGCAGAGCTGA